CTAGAGAAAGAAGAAGAATATTGGGATTGGCTGACCACCCAAATTGATCTCAGCGACAATGTGGGTATCGAAAATTATATTCAAAGCCAACTCTAAGCATGAGCTAAATAAAAAAACCCTTTGTAGATACAAAGGGTTTTTTTATGACTATTTTTCAGCTTTTGGCAATAAATCCTGATAACTGTGATTATCTCGATGCAATTGAGCCAAAATCCAAAGTTGATGTTCTGCTTCAGCTTTTTTACCATTAAATGCAAGGATTTGTGCATATTTTAATAGGTCATATTTAGAAGCCAGATTTGCCACCATACGATCAATGTGTTGCAACTGCTCATCCGACATTTTGGTCAATGGATCTAAACCAATCCACCAGACCCGCTCCTCAAACTGTGATAACAACCAAATCGGTTGATCCATCACGGTTTGCTGTGCAGCTGTCAGGGGCTTTTTAAGATTGATAAATACGCTCTGCTGACGATATAACAGATAATCCCGATACACTACAGCACATAAGGAAAGACCGATTAATACTAAACTCAGCGTAACGGCAGGTTTTAAATTTTTACTTGGTAAATATGGATATTGTGCTTGAATAATGCCCAACAAAAAGCCCATTGGTAATAAGAAATAAGCATAATGAATCGGATACTCCAACAAAGCATGGATCAAAATCGCACAAACCATGAGTGTTGCTGTCAAAGAAATCGGATCTTTAATGCCTTTATTGAGCCAATACAACCAACCGACAACATATAAAATAATCACAGCACCTAAGGGAATGCCATTCCAAATCAACAAGTCTAAAATGACATTATGCGCTGTCTTATACCATTCATGTGACGGATAAAGATCAAATGCAGCAATCTGTGCCATGCCTGTTTGATTCCAACCATAACCCAACCAAGGCTGTTGCTGAATTGCCACCCACGCTTGTGACCACATATCAAGTCGTAAATAACCTGAAGATGCACGCTCGACAGCAGTTGCAGTATCCACAACTGTTTGCTGTGAAACAGTACTGATTAAAGCATTGAAATAAGGCAATAAACCAATTGCAGCAACAAAGATGCCTACCCAAAGCAATAATTTTGCAAAACTGAAACGTTTTGGCTGATTAAATTGTTTAATTGCTAAATAAATAAGAACAAATAAACACACTACCCAAGAGGTACGAGACTGTGTTAACGCAATCGTAAAGACTAAAATCAACGCAGATGGAATCAAAACGATATTTGAAATCAAGCGCTTTTCATAAAAATATAAACATGCGAAAACCCCCATCGTTAAAAAAGTCGCTAAGTTATTGGGCTGTGCAAAGTTGGCATAAGGACGGTTTCCTTTAAGGAAATTCATCAATGGCGCAAAATATGAATTAATACCTAACCACTGACAAATTGCGATTACACTTGAAAGGAGCGCTACAATTAAAATCACAATACTCAACGCTGTAAATGTTTTTTCTCGATGAAACTTGTCTAGTGATAAGTTATAGCCAACAACAATCATCAGCCAAAACATCAATAGATATGCTGTACATAGCAAAGCATTACTAAAATACAGAATGTGCCCAAAGCCATACTGCAACATCGGGATGCATAAAATCGGAAGTGCCAAAAGCTGTGGCTTTGGAATTTTTAGATCTTTTTTCAAAAACATACACAGTAATGTGATGCCTGATAAAAAAGTCAAAACTTCACTACCAAAAGTTGTCCATGGCAGTTTATGAAAAGGCAAGAGATATGCCAGTGCTAAAAATATTGCGGAGAATATAGGTAAAATTGCTTTCATTGAACAATGCGCAAAAAAAAACTGAGTGAATTATACACTCAGTTTTTCATTAATCTTTAGGTATTCGAGTCGAGCTGAACTAAATTATTTATTAGGCTTTAAATGCTCACTAGCACCATGCTCCCAAAAAAATGGTGCTGCCCTACCATCTTGACTAGAGCAATCTATACATGACATATCAACCCACAGAAAATTAAAAATTAGAAATAAATAAAAACTTATATAAACCACCATTAATATTTTAGACAAATATTCATTATTCAAATTATGTTGTACTTTTATTTTTGAAAAAGAAAATGCCAAGAATAAAACACAAATAACTTGTGTTGCAGGATAAATAAAGTTTCCAGAAAAAAATGCATCTATCAATATAGATAAAACACCCATTTTCAAAATTATACTTACATTTGATTTAAACAAAAAATAAAATTTATATAGTAAAAATATTAAAAATATCCCTCCTAAAATACCCCATTCAAATATTAAACGTAAAAATAAGTTATGTGAATGATGACCATATAGAAATTGTTCTTTTGCTAGAAATCCACCTCCAACTCCAAAAATAGGATAATCAATCCAATTTTTAAACATGAACTCCCATATTTCATACCTTTTTGAAGTTGTAAATCTTGAAATACTCAAATCATTATCTATTCCATAAATTATGCCATGCATTTTACATACAGCAAAATAAACAAAAAAAGATAACATTAAATAAATTCCGATTTTAATATTACTTAATCTATTTTCTTTTGATAAAAATATTAGAATAATTAGAGGAAAAAATATACTCAATAAAGCAGAACGAGCACCACTAAAAAACAAAGCTAAACCAATAAAAAAATAAAAAATATAATAGTATGATCGATTCCGTTCACCTTGACTTATATAAAGACACAACCAAAATATTGGAATAATAAAACTATCAAATATTCTTCTTGTACCTGAATTTAACTGCCAATCATACCAACTATTATAATTTAAATAATTAAAAATAGACACAAAAACAAAAAAACATGAAAATATTGAAGATAAAACCAAAACAGAATAAGCAATATTAATTTTAGACTCTACATATTGCTCTTGATATAAAGATAAATATATAAAATATATACTTAACCACAAAATAATATCTTGAATTGAATACGGATCAAAATATTGATATGAAAAAATAAAATAAATAATAATCAAAGATAAAATAAATAAAGTTTCTTTTGAAAAATTAATTTTTCTAACAAGTATAAAAATACAAGAGATTAATGCTAAAAAGATTTCAAAAACACGATATTCATCAAATGGATTATTTATATAACTAAAATTCTTCCCTAATACAAAAAGGATCAGATAAATAATACATAGGTAATACATATAATTTTCCAAAAAAAAGTGCCCTATAGGCACTTTTTTCAAATTTAATATTTTAAAATTAAATATTAAGATACTTTACATGCAGATGGTAAGTATTTTTGTTCAATACCACCTGATGACGGTGTTGTACAAGTCCAATCTGTCGAACCACCTTTATTTACAGCTGTTAATGTTAAAGTTTTACTTACTAAGCCAGCACTTACACCTGAACCTTGGAAAGTTGCAGTAATTGTACAAGCTGGAGCATTACCACCTGTAGTAACTTTGAGAACATATTTGCTTGATATCGTCGTATCAACAGCCAAACCAGCAGCTGTATCAGCAGCTGAGTTAACAGGGCATACATTAGTTTGACTAACTACTTCCATTACAGGAGTTTTTAAACCAGAAGCTAAGCTTAATGCATCTGTAACTTGAGAGCGTGCAATATAATTCTGATAAGCAGGAATCGCAATCGCAGCCAAAATACCGATAATCGCAACAACGATCATTAACTATCTACATTCCATAAGTCACTTTATATGGACACGCTCCAAACTTTTGAATTCTATTCATTTACTCTATTTTATATTTTGTCCATATAGACATGCTTTTATAACGAC
The DNA window shown above is from Acinetobacter piscicola and carries:
- a CDS encoding O-antigen ligase family protein, with protein sequence MENYMYYLCIIYLILFVLGKNFSYINNPFDEYRVFEIFLALISCIFILVRKINFSKETLFILSLIIIYFIFSYQYFDPYSIQDIILWLSIYFIYLSLYQEQYVESKINIAYSVLVLSSIFSCFFVFVSIFNYLNYNSWYDWQLNSGTRRIFDSFIIPIFWLCLYISQGERNRSYYYIFYFFIGLALFFSGARSALLSIFFPLIILIFLSKENRLSNIKIGIYLMLSFFVYFAVCKMHGIIYGIDNDLSISRFTTSKRYEIWEFMFKNWIDYPIFGVGGGFLAKEQFLYGHHSHNLFLRLIFEWGILGGIFLIFLLYKFYFLFKSNVSIILKMGVLSILIDAFFSGNFIYPATQVICVLFLAFSFSKIKVQHNLNNEYLSKILMVVYISFYLFLIFNFLWVDMSCIDCSSQDGRAAPFFWEHGASEHLKPNK
- a CDS encoding pilin — its product is MIVVAIIGILAAIAIPAYQNYIARSQVTDALSLASGLKTPVMEVVSQTNVCPVNSAADTAAGLAVDTTISSKYVLKVTTGGNAPACTITATFQGSGVSAGLVSKTLTLTAVNKGGSTDWTCTTPSSGGIEQKYLPSACKVS
- a CDS encoding PglL family O-oligosaccharyltransferase, with the translated sequence MKAILPIFSAIFLALAYLLPFHKLPWTTFGSEVLTFLSGITLLCMFLKKDLKIPKPQLLALPILCIPMLQYGFGHILYFSNALLCTAYLLMFWLMIVVGYNLSLDKFHREKTFTALSIVILIVALLSSVIAICQWLGINSYFAPLMNFLKGNRPYANFAQPNNLATFLTMGVFACLYFYEKRLISNIVLIPSALILVFTIALTQSRTSWVVCLFVLIYLAIKQFNQPKRFSFAKLLLWVGIFVAAIGLLPYFNALISTVSQQTVVDTATAVERASSGYLRLDMWSQAWVAIQQQPWLGYGWNQTGMAQIAAFDLYPSHEWYKTAHNVILDLLIWNGIPLGAVIILYVVGWLYWLNKGIKDPISLTATLMVCAILIHALLEYPIHYAYFLLPMGFLLGIIQAQYPYLPSKNLKPAVTLSLVLIGLSLCAVVYRDYLLYRQQSVFINLKKPLTAAQQTVMDQPIWLLSQFEERVWWIGLDPLTKMSDEQLQHIDRMVANLASKYDLLKYAQILAFNGKKAEAEHQLWILAQLHRDNHSYQDLLPKAEK